One uncultured Jannaschia sp. DNA segment encodes these proteins:
- a CDS encoding DUF465 domain-containing protein → MQETPSEMSHEEVLRVRLQVLRQEHGDLDTAIRAMEESRSPDLLAVKRLKKQKLALKDRIARIEDELTPDIIA, encoded by the coding sequence ATGCAAGAGACCCCAAGCGAGATGAGCCACGAGGAGGTGTTGCGCGTGCGCCTCCAGGTGCTCCGACAGGAACATGGCGATCTCGATACGGCCATCCGGGCGATGGAGGAGTCGCGCTCGCCGGATCTTCTGGCGGTCAAGCGGCTCAAGAAGCAGAAGCTCGCCCTGAAGGACCGCATCGCGCGGATCGAGGACGAGCTGACCCCCGACATCATCGCATGA
- a CDS encoding response regulator encodes MLDELNILVVEDEALIAMEVAMSLEDEGAEILGPCSSVATALTRIRDADAAVLDVDVRGEAVFPVADELRAAGKPFLFHTGRDDLDTLRSRYGDDVPIIRKPSDTMGLSHFLAEMIKRAN; translated from the coding sequence ATGCTTGATGAACTGAACATTCTCGTCGTCGAGGACGAAGCGCTCATCGCCATGGAAGTGGCGATGTCGCTGGAGGACGAGGGCGCCGAGATCCTCGGCCCCTGTTCCAGCGTCGCGACGGCGTTGACCCGTATCCGCGATGCGGATGCGGCGGTTCTCGACGTGGATGTTCGGGGCGAGGCGGTCTTCCCGGTCGCCGACGAACTGCGCGCGGCGGGCAAGCCATTCCTCTTCCATACCGGGCGCGATGATCTCGACACGCTCCGTAGCCGCTACGGCGATGATGTCCCGATCATTCGCAAGCCGTCGGATACGATGGGCCTGTCGCACTTCTTGGCCGAGATGATAAAACGCGCGAACTGA
- a CDS encoding tRNA (guanosine(46)-N(7))-methyltransferase TrmB: MTDRPHRNFYGRIKGKHLKASHQGYLDADLAALSPGAVDWDANPERAPLDIAALFGGRDIWLEIGFGGGEHMVHQAASNPEVGIIGAEPYINGVAMLLGKLRQAAVDNVRIHPGDARDLFDVLPEASIAKAFLLYPDPWPKSRHHRRRFVTPEHLEPLARILKPGAEFRVATDIPDYVRQTMEEVPRHGFDWLAEGPSDWRTPWNDWVRTRYEAKAIREDRVPHYMTFRRR; this comes from the coding sequence ATGACCGACCGACCGCATCGCAATTTCTATGGCCGCATCAAGGGCAAGCACCTGAAGGCATCGCATCAGGGCTATCTTGACGCCGATCTCGCGGCTTTGTCGCCCGGGGCGGTCGACTGGGACGCGAACCCCGAACGCGCGCCGCTGGACATTGCCGCGCTCTTCGGCGGGCGCGACATCTGGCTGGAGATCGGCTTCGGCGGCGGTGAGCACATGGTGCATCAGGCCGCGTCCAACCCGGAGGTCGGGATCATCGGGGCCGAGCCCTATATCAACGGCGTCGCGATGCTGCTGGGCAAGCTGAGGCAGGCGGCGGTCGACAATGTCCGCATCCATCCCGGCGACGCGCGCGACCTCTTCGACGTGCTGCCCGAGGCGAGTATCGCGAAGGCGTTTCTGCTCTATCCCGATCCCTGGCCGAAATCGCGCCACCATCGGCGGCGCTTCGTGACGCCCGAGCACCTGGAGCCGCTGGCCCGCATCCTGAAGCCCGGGGCCGAGTTCCGGGTCGCGACGGACATCCCCGATTACGTCCGCCAGACGATGGAAGAGGTGCCGCGCCACGGCTTTGATTGGCTGGCCGAGGGGCCGTCGGACTGGCGCACGCCCTGGAACGACTGGGTGCGCACCCGCTACGAGGCCAAGGCGATCCGCGAGGACCGTGTCCCGCATTACATGACGTTTCGCCGGCGGTAG
- a CDS encoding GNAT family N-acetyltransferase, producing the protein MTALAPGFHDVPDGHIATIVTHLEMRAKPAPRPEAPCTDLTLGPLEARTPESYRALFRLVGADWLWQSRLAMGDPALAAILGDPGVEIRVLRRGSDAVGLLEIDRRDRTSVEIAFFALVAPMQGTGAGRWMMNRALDLAWATSPARVWVHTCTLDHPAAPAFYRRSGFVVTRQEVEVLADPRLAGLLPRDAAPHIPLFD; encoded by the coding sequence ATGACCGCGCTCGCCCCCGGCTTTCACGACGTGCCCGACGGCCACATCGCCACCATCGTGACCCATCTGGAGATGCGCGCGAAGCCCGCCCCGCGACCCGAGGCGCCTTGTACAGACCTCACGCTCGGCCCGCTGGAGGCGCGGACGCCGGAGAGCTATCGCGCGCTGTTCCGTCTCGTCGGGGCGGATTGGCTCTGGCAGTCGCGACTGGCGATGGGCGACCCGGCCCTGGCCGCGATCCTGGGCGATCCGGGCGTGGAGATCCGTGTGCTGCGCCGCGGGTCCGATGCGGTCGGCCTTCTGGAGATCGACCGCCGCGACCGGACCTCGGTCGAGATTGCCTTTTTCGCGCTCGTCGCGCCCATGCAGGGCACGGGCGCCGGGCGCTGGATGATGAACCGCGCGCTTGATCTCGCCTGGGCCACATCGCCCGCGCGCGTCTGGGTCCATACCTGCACGCTCGACCACCCGGCCGCACCCGCCTTCTACCGGCGCAGCGGCTTCGTCGTGACCCGGCAGGAGGTCGAAGTGCTCGCCGACCCGCGCCTGGCCGGCCTGCTGCCCCGCGACGCGGCCCCGCACATCCCTCTGTTCGACTGA
- the purE gene encoding 5-(carboxyamino)imidazole ribonucleotide mutase produces MADAPPVGIIMGSTSDWPTMQGAAEMLDALGVGYETRIVSAHRTPDRLWSYGREAVGRGLKVIIAGAGGAAHLPGMMASKTRLPVIGVPVQTKALSGVDSLYSIVQMPRGFPVATMAIGAAGAANAGLMAAGILALGDPELAERLDAWRQALSDGIPETPE; encoded by the coding sequence ATGGCTGACGCACCGCCCGTGGGGATCATCATGGGATCGACCTCCGACTGGCCGACGATGCAGGGCGCGGCGGAGATGCTGGACGCGCTCGGGGTCGGCTACGAGACGCGGATCGTCTCGGCGCATCGTACGCCCGACCGCCTCTGGTCCTATGGGCGCGAGGCCGTCGGGCGCGGCCTCAAGGTCATCATCGCGGGGGCGGGCGGTGCGGCGCATCTGCCGGGCATGATGGCGTCGAAGACGCGGCTGCCCGTGATCGGCGTACCGGTGCAGACCAAGGCGCTCTCGGGGGTGGATTCGCTCTACTCCATCGTCCAGATGCCGCGCGGTTTTCCGGTGGCGACCATGGCGATCGGGGCGGCGGGGGCGGCCAATGCGGGCCTGATGGCGGCGGGCATCCTCGCGCTGGGCGACCCCGAGCTGGCGGAGCGGCTCGACGCGTGGCGGCAGGCCCTGTCGGACGGCATTCCGGAGACGCCCGAATGA
- a CDS encoding DUF1150 family protein has product MARHELTNATTTGLVYVRKVEIGDLPSAVQQEARDGGLDEIYALHKPNGEQVALVGNRGLAFSLARQNDLNPVSVH; this is encoded by the coding sequence ATGGCCAGACACGAACTCACGAACGCGACGACGACCGGGCTTGTTTATGTGCGCAAGGTCGAGATCGGCGATCTCCCGAGTGCTGTGCAGCAGGAGGCGCGGGACGGCGGGCTGGACGAGATCTATGCGCTCCACAAGCCCAATGGCGAGCAGGTTGCCCTGGTCGGCAACCGGGGCCTCGCATTTTCGCTGGCGCGGCAGAACGACCTGAACCCGGTCAGCGTCCACTGA
- a CDS encoding 5-(carboxyamino)imidazole ribonucleotide synthase, with translation MTALPPGATIGILGGGQLGRMLSVAASRLGYLTHIYEPGAAPAAHVAHAVTQAPYEDEAALRAFAAGVSVITYEFENVPATALDLLGAARPIRPNIDALAVSQDRLTEKTFLGGLGLATAPFRDIPDLAALQTALAELGTPAILKTRRLGYDGKGQVRIDDPGQAADAFAAMAGQDAILEGFVDFRREVSVIVARGLSGETVCFDPGENVHEGGILRTTTVPAALSGAERTDAALLAGRVVNALDYVGVLGVELFVTGSGLVVNEIAPRVHNSGHWTQAGCAVDQFEQHIRAVAGLPLGNGRRHADVVMENLIGDDMDRLPAHLAAPATQVHLYGKSEVRPGRKMGHINRITG, from the coding sequence ATGACGGCGCTCCCACCCGGCGCGACAATCGGCATCCTCGGTGGCGGACAGCTCGGCCGCATGCTCTCGGTCGCCGCCAGTCGCCTCGGCTACCTCACCCATATCTACGAACCCGGCGCGGCCCCCGCCGCCCATGTCGCCCATGCCGTCACGCAGGCCCCTTACGAGGACGAGGCCGCGCTGCGTGCCTTCGCCGCCGGCGTCTCGGTCATCACCTACGAGTTCGAGAACGTGCCTGCGACCGCGCTCGACCTGCTCGGCGCGGCCCGCCCGATCCGCCCGAATATAGACGCGCTGGCCGTCAGCCAGGACCGGTTGACCGAGAAGACGTTCCTCGGCGGTCTCGGGCTTGCGACGGCGCCGTTCCGCGACATCCCCGACCTCGCCGCGCTTCAAACGGCGCTGGCCGAACTCGGCACGCCTGCGATCCTCAAGACCCGGCGGCTGGGCTATGACGGCAAGGGCCAGGTGCGCATCGACGATCCGGGTCAGGCCGCCGACGCCTTCGCCGCGATGGCAGGGCAGGACGCCATCCTCGAAGGCTTTGTCGATTTCCGCCGCGAGGTGTCGGTGATCGTCGCGCGGGGCCTTTCGGGCGAGACAGTCTGCTTCGATCCGGGCGAGAACGTTCACGAGGGGGGTATCCTCAGGACGACGACGGTGCCTGCCGCGCTCTCGGGGGCCGAGCGCACCGATGCCGCGCTCTTGGCCGGGCGCGTGGTGAACGCGCTCGACTATGTCGGCGTCCTCGGGGTCGAATTGTTCGTCACGGGGTCGGGCCTCGTCGTGAACGAGATCGCGCCGCGGGTGCACAATTCGGGCCACTGGACGCAGGCCGGCTGCGCGGTCGACCAGTTCGAGCAGCATATCCGCGCCGTCGCGGGCCTGCCGCTGGGCAACGGGCGGCGTCATGCGGACGTGGTGATGGAGAACCTGATTGGCGACGACATGGACCGTCTGCCCGCGCATCTGGCCGCACCGGCGACGCAGGTGCATCTCTACGGCAAGTCCGAGGTCCGCCCGGGCCGCAAGATGGGCCACATCAACCGCATCACGGGCTGA
- a CDS encoding Hsp20 family protein produces MSKTTFATHPFLLGFDELERLVERTARTGNDGYPPYNIEQTGPSGFRITLAVAGFREADLAITLEDRQLVIRGRSQDDGERTYLHRGIAARQFQRAFVLAEGVDVQAATMEHGLLHIDLQRSEPENVVQTIRIETGGSSAS; encoded by the coding sequence ATGAGCAAGACGACCTTCGCCACCCATCCGTTTCTTTTGGGCTTCGACGAGCTGGAACGGCTGGTCGAGCGCACCGCGCGCACCGGCAACGACGGCTACCCACCCTACAATATCGAGCAGACCGGCCCTTCGGGCTTCCGCATCACGCTGGCGGTCGCGGGCTTCCGCGAGGCGGATCTTGCGATCACGCTGGAGGATCGCCAACTGGTGATCCGCGGCCGGAGCCAGGATGACGGCGAGCGGACCTACCTCCACCGGGGCATCGCCGCGCGGCAATTCCAGCGCGCCTTCGTCCTCGCCGAGGGCGTCGACGTGCAGGCCGCGACGATGGAACACGGATTGTTGCATATCGACCTGCAACGATCCGAGCCCGAGAACGTTGTTCAGACGATCCGCATCGAAACCGGCGGGAGCAGCGCAAGCTGA
- a CDS encoding MBL fold metallo-hydrolase, producing MKRRTFLGLGALLGIGACATREATMGNRYYSGPVSDHFDGTQFFNPGGTAPKGFRDLLRWQFEGGKADWPDDVGITRAKPEARVADLRVTMIGHATVLIQAGGLNILTDPVWSRRASPLSFAGPARATAPGVAFADLPPIDAVLLSHNHYDHLDIATLRRLHAAHGMPVLTPLGNDTILRDAIDGIDARAGDWGGVLEAGDLAVRLLPCHHWSARGTGDRSHALWASFAIETPAGRILHIGDTGYDDGRPYAAAAAHGPYRLAILPIGAYAPRWFMKDQHQNPEEAVAGFRASGARHALAHHWGTFQLTNEARDEPPGRLRKALAQTDMSADSFRAVPPGEVWDVPA from the coding sequence ATGAAACGCCGCACCTTCCTCGGCCTCGGTGCCCTTCTGGGCATCGGGGCCTGCGCCACACGCGAGGCCACCATGGGCAACCGCTACTATTCGGGCCCGGTCTCGGATCACTTCGACGGCACGCAGTTCTTCAACCCCGGCGGCACCGCGCCCAAAGGGTTTCGCGACCTCCTCCGCTGGCAGTTCGAAGGCGGAAAAGCCGATTGGCCCGACGATGTCGGCATCACGCGCGCCAAGCCCGAGGCGCGGGTCGCGGACCTGCGGGTCACGATGATCGGCCACGCGACCGTGCTGATCCAGGCGGGCGGGCTGAATATCCTGACGGACCCGGTCTGGTCCCGCCGCGCGAGCCCGCTCAGCTTCGCCGGTCCCGCGCGCGCGACGGCGCCCGGTGTGGCCTTCGCGGACCTGCCTCCGATCGATGCCGTGCTGCTCAGCCACAACCATTACGACCACCTCGACATCGCGACGCTGCGACGCCTCCACGCCGCGCACGGAATGCCGGTGCTGACGCCGCTCGGGAACGACACGATCCTGCGGGACGCGATCGACGGGATCGACGCGCGGGCGGGCGATTGGGGCGGCGTGCTCGAAGCGGGCGACCTCGCCGTCCGCCTCCTGCCCTGCCACCACTGGAGCGCACGCGGCACGGGCGACCGCAGTCACGCGCTCTGGGCCAGCTTCGCCATCGAGACACCTGCGGGCCGCATTCTCCATATCGGCGACACCGGCTATGACGACGGACGTCCCTACGCCGCCGCCGCCGCGCACGGCCCCTACCGGCTGGCGATCCTGCCGATCGGCGCCTACGCGCCCCGCTGGTTCATGAAGGATCAGCACCAGAACCCCGAAGAGGCGGTCGCGGGCTTCCGCGCCTCGGGCGCGCGTCACGCGTTGGCGCACCATTGGGGGACGTTCCAGCTGACGAACGAGGCCCGGGACGAGCCTCCCGGTCGCCTCCGCAAGGCCCTGGCGCAGACGGATATGAGCGCCGACAGCTTCCGCGCCGTCCCACCGGGCGAGGTCTGGGACGTCCCGGCCTGA